Proteins encoded together in one Shewanella oneidensis MR-1 window:
- a CDS encoding phage tail assembly protein T: MEEAQQNLTHREVIDWIAYRAKFGPLSVQARQERIAAAQMHHLNTIHGGKAKFEDFMLFSQLDENEQPEATVDDVLMMLKASAIKKQTD, translated from the coding sequence ATCGAAGAAGCCCAGCAAAACCTCACTCACCGAGAAGTCATCGACTGGATCGCCTACCGAGCAAAGTTCGGCCCCTTAAGTGTTCAGGCGCGGCAAGAGCGCATTGCCGCAGCGCAAATGCATCATCTCAACACCATCCACGGCGGCAAAGCCAAGTTTGAAGATTTTATGCTTTTCAGTCAGTTAGATGAAAATGAGCAGCCAGAAGCCACCGTTGACGATGTGTTAATGATGCTTAAAGCCAGCGCGATTAAAAAGCAAACAGATTAA
- a CDS encoding phage tail assembly chaperone family protein, TAC — MELSVANLLKTGSYSPVKPERREISWVNPAGDTCKATVFIRKKSFATANIEANNYNNGVDSLTSRIVSSVVDEQGNPLFEIDDILGNKAHGPICDSLGMALIGAINEVNGIGLKPDPETLPPTQNSGTSSFSQESADEPSKKPSKTSLTEKSSTGSPTEQSSAP, encoded by the coding sequence ATGGAATTAAGTGTTGCAAACCTTCTTAAGACTGGTTCATATTCGCCAGTCAAGCCAGAACGCCGCGAAATTTCGTGGGTAAATCCAGCAGGCGACACCTGTAAAGCCACCGTTTTCATCCGTAAAAAGTCATTCGCTACCGCTAATATCGAAGCCAACAATTACAACAATGGAGTCGATTCGCTTACGTCTCGCATTGTTTCAAGTGTTGTTGATGAGCAGGGAAACCCTCTATTTGAGATTGACGACATTCTTGGTAATAAGGCCCATGGGCCAATTTGCGACTCATTAGGCATGGCATTAATTGGTGCCATTAACGAGGTTAACGGCATTGGGCTAAAACCAGACCCGGAAACCTTACCGCCGACTCAGAATTCTGGCACGAGCTCGTTCTCGCAGGAGTCGGCGGACGAACCATCGAAGAAGCCCAGCAAAACCTCACTCACCGAGAAGTCATCGACTGGATCGCCTACCGAGCAAAGTTCGGCCCCTTAA
- a CDS encoding phage tail tube protein — MSMKTQGTQLYAIDPADDSILGVIAVTSIDGIDSPVEPIETTPLEAMAREFVAGLKSPGAATFGINIDPRIASHLRLHQIKTAGTTIKWAIGFSDAVGTAPTVTTKNFTLPTTRTWITFEGFMTAYPFTFGQNDVVKSTIGIQVSGDPVLVPAAVTP, encoded by the coding sequence ATGAGTATGAAAACGCAGGGCACCCAGCTCTATGCAATCGATCCGGCAGATGATTCCATTTTAGGCGTCATCGCGGTAACGTCCATTGACGGCATCGACAGCCCAGTCGAACCGATCGAAACCACCCCATTAGAAGCCATGGCCCGTGAGTTTGTGGCAGGGTTAAAGTCGCCAGGTGCCGCAACCTTTGGTATCAACATTGATCCACGTATCGCAAGCCACCTGCGCCTGCACCAAATTAAAACCGCTGGCACGACCATTAAATGGGCAATTGGTTTTAGTGATGCAGTGGGCACCGCGCCAACGGTTACAACTAAAAACTTTACTTTGCCAACCACTCGTACGTGGATCACCTTTGAAGGCTTTATGACTGCTTACCCGTTTACCTTTGGGCAAAACGATGTGGTAAAAAGTACCATTGGCATTCAAGTTTCTGGCGATCCTGTGTTAGTGCCTGCTGCAGTCACCCCGTAG
- a CDS encoding DUF3168 domain-containing protein — translation MSTAPIFVVCRNSPEVTALLGTNPTRLFPFGQAPQDVVKPYAVWQVIGGSPENYLAGRPDTDAFTLQVDVYADSGSTASAVGDAIRHAIELDAYTTNYNGDDRDKETGNYRHSFDIDWLVTR, via the coding sequence ATGAGCACTGCGCCTATTTTTGTGGTTTGCCGCAATAGTCCAGAGGTAACCGCGCTACTCGGTACCAACCCAACAAGATTATTCCCATTTGGCCAAGCACCGCAGGACGTAGTAAAGCCCTACGCAGTGTGGCAAGTGATCGGCGGTAGCCCTGAAAACTATTTAGCCGGCAGACCAGATACCGATGCATTCACCCTGCAGGTAGATGTATATGCCGACTCAGGCAGCACAGCCTCAGCGGTGGGTGATGCTATCCGTCATGCCATCGAGCTGGATGCCTATACCACCAATTACAACGGTGATGACCGAGATAAAGAAACAGGCAATTACCGCCACAGCTTTGATATTGATTGGCTAGTCACACGTTAG
- a CDS encoding HK97-gp10 family putative phage morphogenesis protein: protein MATSDFSILGLKEVKAKMNKVSQTVLDTGTRTALRKAAGIVKKAAQQNALAVDDPKTGRRIRDNITLQFASRLFQRDGVIMYRVGVATNRGRIPTPNADEGARGNTPHWHLVEFGTEHAQAQPFMRPALANNINQVIGRFTFEFDKELDKALS, encoded by the coding sequence ATGGCAACCTCAGATTTCAGCATTCTTGGCTTAAAAGAAGTCAAAGCCAAAATGAACAAGGTTAGCCAAACCGTGCTTGATACTGGCACACGAACAGCGCTACGAAAGGCAGCTGGTATTGTAAAAAAAGCAGCGCAACAAAATGCCTTGGCAGTGGATGACCCAAAAACAGGGCGACGGATCCGCGACAACATCACCCTGCAGTTTGCTAGCCGCCTATTTCAACGCGACGGGGTAATCATGTATCGCGTGGGTGTGGCCACCAATCGAGGCAGGATCCCAACACCTAATGCCGACGAAGGCGCGCGCGGAAATACTCCACACTGGCATTTAGTGGAGTTCGGTACCGAACATGCACAAGCGCAACCCTTTATGCGCCCAGCATTGGCTAACAACATTAACCAAGTGATTGGCCGCTTTACCTTTGAATTTGATAAAGAACTTGATAAGGCACTTTCATGA
- a CDS encoding phage protein, whose amino-acid sequence MNTPHIFTIGNTSEIGKPVEVFLNGKKLDRCIYADTKKGKVVFCPQPLKVHKHKKKVICKTRYGHVTVKYLNSQSKVG is encoded by the coding sequence ATGAATACACCTCACATTTTCACCATTGGCAATACCAGTGAAATTGGTAAACCCGTTGAGGTGTTTTTAAACGGTAAAAAACTAGACCGCTGCATTTATGCCGATACAAAAAAGGGCAAGGTGGTGTTTTGTCCTCAGCCGCTTAAAGTCCATAAGCATAAAAAGAAAGTGATCTGCAAAACGCGTTACGGTCACGTCACAGTTAAGTACTTAAACAGCCAAAGCAAAGTAGGTTAA
- a CDS encoding phage head closure protein produces the protein MLSYRLRHRIHLQQPVKQQDPLTGETSTSWQTFTLGNKPLDKVAAEVLTGAGREFYAADAKQAETSARINLRWFPIDLSLFYQCRILWDGRTYDIHSIETDLTGRQEWRLRCKDGVNHGI, from the coding sequence ATGCTCTCCTATCGTTTACGTCATCGAATCCACCTGCAACAGCCAGTAAAGCAGCAAGATCCGCTCACAGGCGAAACATCAACATCTTGGCAAACCTTCACCTTAGGCAATAAGCCGCTTGATAAGGTTGCCGCAGAGGTATTAACAGGGGCTGGCCGTGAATTTTATGCAGCGGATGCAAAACAAGCTGAAACCAGCGCCAGAATCAACCTTAGATGGTTCCCAATTGATCTCAGCTTGTTTTACCAATGCCGAATTTTATGGGACGGCAGAACCTACGATATTCACTCGATAGAAACAGATTTAACAGGCCGTCAAGAGTGGCGCTTACGCTGCAAAGATGGTGTGAATCATGGAATTTAA
- a CDS encoding head-tail connector protein translates to MSIITIEQAKQNLNVFHDEDDANLQLLLDGAEDEASQYLGMESLNALVDQATGKLPASVTTGVMILLQSSYQASPDDALKLRNAAEIKLTPYRIGWGI, encoded by the coding sequence GTGAGTATCATCACCATAGAACAAGCAAAGCAAAATCTAAATGTGTTTCACGATGAAGATGATGCAAATTTGCAGCTGCTGCTTGATGGGGCAGAGGACGAAGCAAGCCAATATTTGGGAATGGAATCCCTAAATGCTTTGGTTGATCAGGCAACTGGGAAACTGCCTGCAAGCGTTACCACTGGCGTAATGATCTTGCTGCAATCAAGCTATCAAGCATCTCCAGATGATGCGCTCAAGCTGCGTAATGCCGCAGAAATCAAATTAACGCCTTATCGCATTGGCTGGGGGATTTAA
- a CDS encoding phage major capsid protein — MPNPNFEKQIEELGVNLTKIGDQIKSAAEETNKQIKASGEMHAETRDKVDKLLSEQGALQARLQEAEQKLLKGAQSNQQEREQSIGERVVNDKEMEGVSSSFRGSRRVGMPRSAITSATGSGAGLVRPDRMAGIVAGPERRLTIRDLIAPGETESNTIEYVKETGFTNNAAPVAEGAAKPYSEITFGLVSAGVRTIAHLFKASRQILDDSKQLQSFINARARYGLMLKEEVQLLYGNNTGANLHGIMLQASAYVKPTGATVDTEQHIDRIRLALLQAALAEYAADGIVLNPIDWAVIETLKDSNKNYLIGKPQGQTVPTLWNRPVVETQSIVQNEFLVGAFQMGAQIYDRMDIEVLISTENDKDFENNMVSIRAEERLALAVYRPEAFVKGNFTFA, encoded by the coding sequence ATGCCAAACCCAAATTTTGAAAAGCAAATTGAAGAATTAGGCGTCAATCTAACCAAGATTGGTGATCAAATTAAATCAGCAGCTGAAGAAACCAATAAGCAGATCAAGGCTTCTGGTGAAATGCATGCCGAAACTCGCGATAAAGTCGATAAGCTGCTGTCAGAACAAGGAGCATTGCAAGCTCGTTTGCAAGAAGCTGAGCAAAAGCTGCTTAAAGGCGCCCAAAGCAACCAGCAAGAGCGCGAGCAGTCAATCGGTGAGCGTGTGGTTAACGACAAAGAAATGGAAGGTGTTAGCAGTTCATTCCGTGGTAGCCGTCGAGTTGGTATGCCACGTTCGGCAATCACCTCAGCCACAGGTTCAGGTGCTGGTTTAGTTCGTCCTGATCGCATGGCTGGCATTGTTGCTGGTCCAGAGCGTCGTTTAACTATTCGAGACCTAATTGCTCCAGGTGAAACTGAGAGCAACACCATCGAATACGTTAAAGAGACAGGCTTTACCAATAACGCGGCACCAGTAGCTGAAGGTGCAGCTAAACCTTACTCTGAAATCACATTTGGCCTAGTTAGTGCTGGTGTGCGCACCATTGCACATTTATTTAAAGCTAGTCGCCAAATTTTGGATGACTCAAAACAACTGCAAAGCTTTATCAATGCCCGTGCACGTTACGGCTTAATGCTTAAAGAAGAAGTTCAGCTGTTATACGGCAACAACACTGGCGCCAATCTGCACGGAATTATGTTGCAGGCAAGTGCTTACGTTAAGCCAACAGGTGCAACGGTTGATACCGAGCAGCATATTGACCGTATTCGCTTAGCGTTACTGCAAGCGGCGTTAGCAGAATATGCCGCTGATGGCATTGTGCTCAATCCAATTGATTGGGCCGTAATTGAAACGCTGAAGGATAGCAACAAAAACTACCTGATCGGCAAACCACAAGGACAAACCGTCCCCACACTGTGGAACCGCCCAGTAGTTGAAACCCAATCTATCGTGCAAAACGAGTTCTTAGTCGGCGCATTCCAAATGGGCGCACAGATCTATGACCGCATGGATATCGAAGTTTTAATCTCTACCGAGAACGATAAAGACTTTGAAAACAACATGGTCAGTATCCGTGCAGAAGAGCGCTTAGCGCTGGCCGTTTATCGACCAGAGGCATTTGTTAAGGGTAACTTTACTTTTGCCTAA
- a CDS encoding head maturation protease, ClpP-related, with protein MPFPKSFSQSGVRCDISPRAQELWNPAIKAAVENTESTITVYGIIGEDWYGEGVTLKRIDAALRSIGNEKDVTVYINSPGGDMFEGIAIYNRLREHKGKVTTKVLGLAASAASVIYMAGEDDARFVASSAFLMIHNCWVFAIGNRHALRNIADDMEEFDAAMVDLYVEGCGQSEKVIATMMDEETFIRGKKAVELGFAADTLSADEIGETTENTNANSLRKVDAAMAKAGVPRSERRQLLQDLKSSTPSAAGGITLNADVSDTQNAIAPDLTALINASKIILSK; from the coding sequence ATGCCTTTTCCAAAAAGCTTCTCGCAGAGCGGAGTGCGCTGCGATATTTCTCCGCGCGCGCAAGAGCTGTGGAACCCAGCTATTAAAGCCGCGGTAGAAAACACCGAATCAACCATTACTGTTTACGGCATCATTGGCGAAGATTGGTACGGCGAAGGCGTCACGCTAAAACGTATCGATGCAGCCTTACGCAGCATCGGTAATGAAAAAGACGTCACCGTTTATATCAATTCCCCAGGCGGCGATATGTTCGAAGGTATAGCTATCTATAACCGTTTGCGCGAGCACAAAGGCAAAGTCACCACTAAAGTACTTGGCCTTGCAGCCTCTGCGGCCTCAGTCATTTATATGGCTGGCGAGGATGATGCGCGATTTGTTGCTAGCTCTGCCTTTCTGATGATCCACAACTGCTGGGTATTTGCCATCGGTAACCGCCATGCCCTACGTAACATCGCCGACGACATGGAAGAGTTTGATGCGGCTATGGTGGATCTATACGTAGAAGGTTGCGGCCAAAGTGAAAAAGTCATTGCCACCATGATGGATGAAGAAACCTTTATCCGTGGCAAAAAAGCAGTAGAGCTAGGTTTTGCAGCGGACACACTCTCAGCCGATGAAATTGGTGAGACCACCGAAAATACCAACGCTAACTCACTGCGTAAAGTGGATGCCGCCATGGCTAAAGCAGGCGTACCTCGCAGCGAACGCCGTCAACTACTTCAAGATTTAAAGTCCAGTACGCCGAGCGCTGCTGGCGGCATCACGCTAAATGCTGATGTGTCCGATACGCAAAACGCTATCGCCCCCGATCTAACCGCGTTAATCAACGCATCAAAAATCATTTTATCTAAATAA
- a CDS encoding phage portal protein, producing MKQKNSLALVIAKAASQPFASLDSFMGKTLRLTDGDFWSQLMATSKSGKTVNVNTAMQLAAVWACVRRISETVAMLPLGLYERQSDGGRIQVQNSLSTVLSIKPNADMTAMQFWEAVLASLLLKGNAFIEIHRSGGEIIALDFLMPHRMDIDLDDSGSLIYWYTPRNGSRRQIKKQNMMHIPAFSLDGLIGLSTISYGANVFGGAMSAEDVSASTFKNGMTKTVAFKVDRVMNKEQRAEFREYVKTITGAMNAGKSPVLEQGITPELIGINPIDAQLLESRNYSVEEICRWFLVDPSLIGFGGKDSNWGTGLEQKMIGFVTLTLSSWIRRIEQSISINLLTPAQRQTQYAQYNLEALLRGDSASRAEFYSKMTQNGIYTRDDCRVKENLPRRGGNADVLTVQTNLAPIDQLGAQSESAKVQAALNNWLNQDN from the coding sequence GTGAAACAAAAAAACTCACTTGCTTTGGTTATTGCTAAAGCAGCAAGTCAGCCGTTTGCGTCACTCGACAGCTTTATGGGTAAAACCTTAAGGCTAACAGACGGTGATTTTTGGTCGCAATTGATGGCAACGTCTAAAAGCGGAAAAACAGTCAATGTGAATACTGCTATGCAGCTTGCTGCAGTATGGGCCTGTGTACGCCGCATTTCAGAAACTGTTGCAATGCTGCCGCTAGGCTTGTACGAGCGCCAAAGTGATGGTGGCCGGATCCAAGTTCAAAACAGTCTTTCTACTGTATTAAGCATTAAGCCCAATGCAGATATGACTGCCATGCAGTTTTGGGAGGCAGTACTCGCATCATTGCTACTTAAAGGAAATGCGTTTATTGAAATCCACCGCTCTGGCGGCGAGATTATCGCCCTCGATTTTCTTATGCCGCACCGCATGGATATCGACTTGGATGATAGCGGTAGCTTGATCTACTGGTACACGCCAAGAAACGGATCGCGCCGTCAAATCAAAAAGCAAAACATGATGCACATTCCTGCATTCTCGTTAGATGGGTTGATTGGTTTATCCACCATCTCTTACGGTGCCAATGTGTTTGGTGGTGCCATGTCTGCCGAGGATGTGAGCGCAAGTACCTTTAAAAACGGCATGACAAAAACGGTCGCTTTTAAAGTTGATCGCGTAATGAATAAAGAGCAACGCGCAGAATTTCGTGAGTATGTAAAAACGATTACTGGCGCAATGAATGCTGGAAAATCACCCGTACTTGAACAAGGCATCACCCCTGAGTTAATCGGCATTAACCCAATTGATGCCCAGTTACTCGAGTCACGAAACTACAGCGTAGAAGAGATTTGCCGCTGGTTTTTGGTGGACCCGTCACTCATAGGATTTGGCGGTAAAGACAGCAATTGGGGCACTGGACTCGAGCAAAAGATGATCGGCTTTGTCACCTTAACCTTATCGTCTTGGATCCGCCGTATCGAGCAATCAATCTCTATTAATCTGCTCACGCCAGCACAACGGCAAACCCAATACGCACAATATAACCTTGAGGCATTACTGCGGGGCGATAGCGCCTCACGCGCCGAGTTCTACAGCAAAATGACTCAAAACGGCATCTACACCCGTGATGATTGCCGGGTTAAAGAAAACTTACCGCGCCGCGGTGGTAATGCCGATGTCTTAACCGTTCAAACCAACTTAGCCCCCATTGATCAGCTGGGTGCTCAATCAGAATCTGCAAAAGTCCAAGCCGCACTAAACAACTGGCTCAATCAAGATAACTAG
- a CDS encoding terminase large subunit, with product MATRKKTTSTSSSADIEDRVTRWAKQVASGEFLAGPDIRNACKRHLKDLETGHERGLTWDLAAANRAISFFPKVLRLSGGDHEGKPFNLLDWQAFIVGSLFGWKDADGTRRFRMCYVESGKGSGKSPLAAGIGLYGLVADGEASAEIYAAATKKDQAMVLFRDAVSMVNQSPQLSSRLKKSGTGQSVWNLAYLAKNSFFRPISSDNGQSGPRPHMALIDEVHEHKNNNVVEMMRAGTKGRKQALIFMITNSGHDRTSVCYSYHEYGKAICAGTKEDDSFFAFICSLDEGDDPINDESCWQKANPSLGHTFTHKYLREQVTQAKGMPAKESIVRRLNFCQWVDSASPWLSADTWMDCEDDFDISELYGEECYGGLDLSGTRDLTALALYFPRVKTLLVDLWTPKDTLLDRERTDNVPYSAWLRQGFIHAPPGHAVDYSFVAERIAELSALFEIKSIGFDQYRIHYLEPELAEANVFIPLVKHGQGYYKASESNLWMPRSIELFEKLITSKEIRIKTNPCLRWNAASAVLEADAKDNRIFTKKKSTGRIDGVVAAAMAVGTALESDGVDDTEDWLAAIKDPIY from the coding sequence ATGGCGACAAGAAAAAAGACGACATCGACGAGTTCTTCGGCTGATATAGAAGATCGCGTCACTCGTTGGGCAAAACAAGTCGCATCAGGGGAGTTCCTCGCTGGCCCCGATATCCGCAACGCCTGTAAGCGGCACTTAAAAGATTTAGAAACAGGCCATGAACGTGGTCTTACTTGGGATTTAGCCGCCGCCAACCGCGCCATTAGCTTTTTCCCAAAAGTATTGCGCTTAAGTGGCGGTGACCACGAAGGCAAGCCATTCAATCTTCTAGATTGGCAAGCGTTTATCGTCGGTTCGCTGTTCGGCTGGAAGGATGCCGACGGTACCCGCCGTTTTCGCATGTGCTATGTCGAAAGCGGCAAAGGCTCTGGTAAATCACCGTTAGCCGCAGGTATCGGGCTTTACGGTTTAGTGGCCGATGGTGAGGCCTCCGCCGAAATTTATGCCGCGGCGACCAAAAAAGATCAGGCCATGGTGCTATTCCGCGACGCGGTTTCCATGGTTAACCAATCGCCGCAGCTAAGCTCAAGATTAAAAAAATCAGGTACCGGGCAAAGCGTTTGGAACCTTGCCTATCTCGCTAAAAACTCATTTTTTAGACCAATCAGCTCCGACAACGGCCAATCAGGCCCACGTCCACACATGGCGCTGATTGACGAAGTACACGAACACAAAAATAACAACGTCGTAGAGATGATGCGTGCGGGTACCAAGGGCCGCAAGCAAGCGCTGATCTTCATGATCACCAACTCAGGCCACGACCGCACCAGCGTTTGTTACTCGTACCACGAATACGGCAAAGCCATTTGTGCGGGTACCAAAGAAGATGATTCCTTCTTCGCCTTTATCTGTTCGCTCGATGAAGGTGACGATCCAATCAATGACGAAAGTTGCTGGCAAAAAGCCAACCCATCACTAGGTCACACGTTTACGCATAAATACCTGCGCGAACAGGTAACCCAAGCCAAGGGCATGCCAGCCAAAGAGAGCATTGTCAGGCGCTTAAACTTCTGCCAGTGGGTAGATTCTGCCTCACCTTGGCTATCCGCCGACACATGGATGGATTGCGAAGATGATTTTGATATCAGCGAGCTCTACGGCGAAGAATGTTACGGCGGGCTCGACTTATCCGGTACCCGCGACTTAACCGCCTTGGCGCTTTACTTCCCGCGCGTAAAAACGCTGTTAGTAGACCTTTGGACACCAAAAGACACGCTACTGGATCGCGAGCGCACCGATAACGTGCCGTACTCGGCATGGCTCAGGCAAGGTTTTATTCATGCGCCACCAGGTCACGCAGTGGACTACAGCTTTGTGGCCGAACGCATTGCCGAGCTATCAGCACTGTTTGAGATAAAAAGCATCGGCTTCGACCAATACCGGATCCACTACCTCGAGCCAGAGCTCGCCGAGGCAAACGTATTTATCCCGCTAGTTAAACACGGGCAAGGTTACTACAAAGCATCAGAGTCAAACCTCTGGATGCCGCGCTCAATTGAACTGTTTGAAAAGCTGATCACCAGTAAAGAGATCAGAATAAAAACCAACCCATGCCTAAGGTGGAACGCCGCAAGCGCCGTGCTTGAGGCCGACGCCAAAGACAACCGAATTTTTACCAAGAAAAAATCCACAGGTCGTATCGACGGCGTAGTCGCCGCCGCCATGGCCGTGGGAACGGCTTTAGAGTCTGATGGCGTCGATGATACCGAAGATTGGCTAGCAGCAATTAAGGACCCAATTTACTAA
- a CDS encoding phage terminase small subunit P27 family has protein sequence MAVGRKTTPTALKLVTGNPGKRPLNKKEPKLEAGIPRMPAYLSPRAKAAWKKLTKLLKDMGVLTLADGMALERLCDVYSEILDLRDEIKQNGRTYQSIKIIGENIDEETKEFTQVEQMLMKANPAVQMLADADRRFKAYLVEFGLTPSARSKVQVTDGDKKKDDIDEFFG, from the coding sequence GTGGCAGTAGGACGAAAAACCACGCCGACCGCGCTCAAGCTCGTTACAGGAAACCCCGGCAAAAGGCCGCTCAATAAAAAAGAGCCAAAGCTAGAAGCGGGGATCCCGCGAATGCCGGCATATCTGAGCCCAAGAGCCAAAGCCGCATGGAAAAAGCTAACAAAACTGCTTAAAGACATGGGCGTACTCACACTGGCCGACGGCATGGCCCTTGAGCGTTTATGTGATGTTTATTCCGAAATCCTCGATCTGAGGGACGAAATAAAACAAAACGGCCGAACTTACCAAAGCATCAAAATCATCGGCGAAAACATCGACGAAGAAACCAAAGAATTTACCCAAGTCGAGCAAATGCTAATGAAGGCAAACCCAGCCGTGCAAATGCTGGCCGATGCCGACAGGCGATTTAAAGCCTATCTCGTAGAATTTGGGCTAACTCCATCGGCCCGTAGCAAAGTACAGGTAACTGATGGCGACAAGAAAAAAGACGACATCGACGAGTTCTTCGGCTGA
- a CDS encoding HNH endonuclease: MSQPSWRDDKRKTAERGYGGRWQKARETFLKRNPLCCFCQQKNIITAATVVDHKIPHKGDQSLFWDTNNWQPLCKHCHDSTKKVMESRGVKLGADESGKPTDPNHHWNK, translated from the coding sequence ATGAGCCAACCAAGCTGGCGCGATGACAAACGCAAAACCGCTGAGCGTGGTTACGGTGGACGCTGGCAAAAAGCCCGTGAAACCTTCTTAAAGCGCAATCCTCTCTGCTGCTTCTGTCAGCAAAAAAATATTATCACCGCCGCAACGGTAGTGGACCACAAGATCCCCCACAAAGGCGACCAATCCCTATTTTGGGATACCAACAACTGGCAACCGCTGTGCAAGCATTGCCACGATAGCACCAAAAAAGTAATGGAGAGCAGAGGGGTAAAGCTTGGCGCCGATGAAAGCGGCAAGCCAACAGACCCAAATCACCATTGGAACAAGTAG
- a CDS encoding phage protein codes for MNKVVVIFNGKIVSVPAVESYIDNGEKKLVPLVPADWVEVTALNAAYPTFQGKTTPPVIKQSKQDDLIESMQALTAAITAQTNAISHLVNSNLEIVDQMMAVEDEEQKTSGYLDGSGEL; via the coding sequence ATGAATAAAGTCGTCGTTATCTTCAATGGCAAAATCGTTTCCGTGCCAGCTGTCGAATCTTATATCGACAATGGAGAAAAGAAATTAGTGCCACTGGTACCTGCTGATTGGGTTGAAGTAACTGCATTAAATGCCGCATACCCAACATTTCAGGGTAAAACCACTCCGCCAGTTATTAAGCAAAGCAAGCAAGACGATTTAATAGAGTCAATGCAAGCGCTAACCGCGGCCATTACTGCCCAAACCAACGCCATCAGCCACTTGGTAAATAGTAATCTGGAAATCGTTGATCAGATGATGGCTGTAGAGGACGAAGAACAAAAAACATCAGGCTATCTGGACGGCTCCGGTGAGCTATGA
- a CDS encoding HP1 family phage holin: MNTKVTAMIMDKATTTGSYVASISTAIGGFLSLNNIALLLGIASTIALFLVQYRRTQEKRKQDNEFHEARMAAIKAGNLNVINMDDGNE, from the coding sequence ATGAATACTAAAGTCACGGCGATGATTATGGATAAAGCAACGACAACTGGAAGCTATGTCGCTTCAATCTCTACGGCAATAGGCGGCTTTTTGTCACTCAACAATATTGCCTTGTTGCTTGGTATCGCATCAACAATCGCACTCTTCCTTGTTCAATATCGTCGAACTCAAGAAAAGCGTAAGCAGGACAATGAATTTCACGAAGCTCGAATGGCTGCGATAAAAGCTGGCAACCTAAACGTAATCAATATGGATGACGGAAATGAATAA
- a CDS encoding lysozyme encodes MRNKVLVTGLSLSAAALITLVSSEGFSPVAEIPVKGDRPTLGFGSTYHADGRPVKLGETTTPINALKTAKAHIDKDEQRFRASLPNVELNQASYDLYIDWTYQYGIGRWLASPMRGHLIQGEYQQSCDALLLPEYRTVAGYDCSTPGNKRCYGVWLRAQQRHRDCLDALN; translated from the coding sequence ATGCGCAATAAGGTATTAGTCACAGGCCTGAGCTTATCAGCTGCTGCACTGATCACCTTGGTTTCATCTGAGGGCTTCTCGCCAGTTGCCGAGATCCCTGTTAAAGGTGATCGCCCTACACTAGGATTTGGTTCCACTTATCACGCAGATGGACGGCCAGTAAAGCTAGGCGAAACCACTACCCCAATTAACGCACTTAAAACCGCAAAGGCTCATATCGATAAGGATGAGCAACGCTTTCGAGCAAGCCTGCCTAACGTAGAGCTTAATCAAGCATCTTACGATTTATACATCGATTGGACGTATCAATACGGTATTGGCCGTTGGTTAGCCTCTCCGATGCGTGGCCATCTTATCCAAGGTGAATACCAACAATCATGTGATGCATTGCTGTTGCCAGAGTATCGCACCGTCGCTGGCTATGACTGCTCAACGCCTGGCAACAAGCGCTGCTATGGCGTGTGGCTTCGGGCGCAGCAGCGGCACCGCGACTGCCTCGATGCTCTCAATTAA